From the Gossypium hirsutum isolate 1008001.06 chromosome A02, Gossypium_hirsutum_v2.1, whole genome shotgun sequence genome, the window AAAcaccgctatagatcgagcattagcgacgctttttgaaaaacatcgtaaaaaacattttatttgtctatttattatttaactggtttatttatattaattaaaatacaatttatttttaattgaatatttaaattcttcaaaaataataataacatgtagaaaaaatttgaaagtaaaaacatagaaaaatatttgttaaaaatgaaaaaaattaaaatactattatttaaaataattttaatgttttttgggtatatgaattatttttttaatttatatattaaataatttcttatataatcgtaaaagagatagtattaattttaaaatattgaattaattatcattatagtttagaatttatggtttagggtatatagttgagggtttaaggtttaggagttactattttatggtttattgattatggattatgggtttaaggattatggtttatggtttatggttaagggttggggtttaaggtttaggtgttaggggttaagggttaggggtttagggtttatgttttatgatttaaggtttaggggatAGGAGTCAAGGGTTtaggatttaaattaattagtatttttaattatatattaaataatttcttatataattgtaaaagaaataattataattgtagtttaaattatttaagagataatagataaactttatatatattaaatggtttaggatttaaggtttacttgagatttgttaaatgatgaaaatttatgcaatcaattaatgcttttatatttaaaaatatttaatctaaaccatttgatatataaaaatatataaaaatttcaaattttatctaattctttttaatattacttaaattttaaaaatatttatttaaaattgatatgaaagatataatagttcaatataaaaattataaaaaagtaaagCATTAGCAGCATTTATGATAAAAACGCTGCAAAAGGCAAGCAATAGCGACATTTatgataaaaacgccgcaaaaaattaatttattttaaataaaacggcgccgttttgatatAATAcatggctaaattttagttttgattgaaACGACGCCGCTTTATTTCTCTCCCCCCAATTCCCTCTTCTTTCCTGATTCCATTTTCTTTCTCAGTCATTCTCAACCTGTACTTCTATTTCTCTCCCCCCATTCCCTTTTTTTTCccaatttctttttcattctcaattcccttttctttctcagctTTTCTCATCTTGTTCTTCTATTTTATACCCGAAAAACTCGATTAGTCtctcatttttgtttttaataggTAAGTGGTAAGCCTAAGCTCTCATCTCTTCGACTTAGGGTTTATTGTTTATGCTCCTCCTCTGAATTGCTTTGATTCCTTCCTAAAATTTCATCACTCTCAAGCTATTTCGATTTTGGCTGAGGATATTttgttaaatgaaatttttttaatggatTCGCTTTGTCGTTTGCACTTATTACGGTTTTGAGATTTGATTGACGATTAATATGTTTCTATGTACGATGTTTTAAAGAAAATACCTTATTTCCAATTAATTTGATTAGGGTTGGTTTTCGTATCTCGAATAATTTCAAGGTTTTTGTTTTTAGATAATAGAAATCAATATGGGTTTTCTGGTTCTTttgattctgtttcttttctcttGAAAATCAGATGATGTTATTTTGAGCCGAGTAATGTTATTATTTATGACACTTTGTGTGGTGTATTCTTATGTTGACAGTGCAGGGTATTGTCATGGAGATACAAACATGTGGTAAACTGATTGATTCGCTGTTAGAGAAGGTGCTTTGTATGAATATATTATCCTCTGATTATTTCAAAGAGCTTTACCGATTAAAGACTTACCATGAAGTCATTGATGAAATTTACAATCAAGACGATCATGTCGAACCGTGGATGACTAGGAATTGTCGTGGTCCTTCTACTGCATTCTGCCTTCTTTACAAGTTTTTTACCATGAAACTTACTATCAAGCAAATGCATGGGCTACTGAAGCACCCTGATTCTCTTTACATTAGAGCAGTAAGTGGAAATTTTCCCGTTTATCTTCTCTTATTTGTTTTCCCAACCATGTAGAAATTGTTTGTTGGAAGAGAGGATGGATAGTCATTTCACCATTGTTTTTGCATTTATTCATGTCTATTGATCTTTGATGTGTAATGCAGCTGAGCTTTCCCACTTTTGTACATTTGTTATCAACTTATAGTTCATTAGTATTGTTGTGAACCTGAAGTTGTCATTACAACCTGATTATGGTTTAAACATGACTTCATTACTTTATCATTGTTGTTTGTATTTTTGGACATTTAAAAAGTTATAAGTGCTTGCTTAATCGAGTGGACTGCCTGACCAAGtttgctttatttttcttttatttgtaaaaataaatatgtaagcattataatattattgttttaCATAGCAGATTTCCTCgttaaatgtttgatttttttttagagtAGATCCTTTTGCTAAGAAGGATTGGTACAATATCAAGGCTCCTTCGTCACCCGTACTCAGGGTACCAAGGTTTGTTttcttttagaaaattatttgtttatttcccTCTTGAATTTTGTTTTAGGGTCTAATTTGACTGTGATAATAGTAAAATTAGGTATGTTATAAATTTTGCCCTCAATCTATCTTTGGAACCTTGATTCATTTGTTGCCATGCGACTTGGTTCAATGCTTCTAAATGTTAGTCTTTGACTGATTGTTTATGGTTTATTGAAactgtgaaaaaataaaaataaaataaaaaaacacacagagatttttacgtggaaaccctttcgggaaaaaaaccacgagcagaggagaagaaaattcactatgtcgaattcaaattcattacaaaaggaatagactatgtctatttataggcttgtaaagccatattctagtaagactaaaacaccttattctaatcaatatcaaatagatggaatttaataaggtttaaaaaaccttattctaaaataaaataaaataagtgtaattctatatggattcttcttttatttattttaccactgtattttatttaaataaggattcgggtcacttaattctaacaatc encodes:
- the LOC121213671 gene encoding pre-mRNA splicing factor SR-like 1; the encoded protein is MEIQTCGKLIDSLLEKVLCMNILSSDYFKELYRLKTYHEVIDEIYNQDDHVEPWMTRNCRGPSTAFCLLYKFFTMKLTIKQMHGLLKHPDSLYIRAVSGNFPVYLLLFVFPTM